From the genome of Triticum aestivum cultivar Chinese Spring chromosome 3B, IWGSC CS RefSeq v2.1, whole genome shotgun sequence, one region includes:
- the LOC123071779 gene encoding uncharacterized protein isoform X1, with protein MGKKRKHDQGRDDESTSSDAKRYRSCHCQNRRMLSDGMSREGFSDTFCDAVIELKDAIQVKLATEEKLDRKIIRLKQKRKKDKNKHKEDIRILKEDFTILKKYFRILKESHEELNSKIQEMRKEGCAEVNHYNKSASQRSQVSQSTRFRLVIENNVSRTIYKKETVETEDGGGHIKVAMYDGVNRIAHDHLLASAKVDLVVIEGCFNEPKRDSWSKEEFEESIIKPRKGITRLVKNGTFDLTDGCCDHEGAIIMDNSQQREVKLGVMIAVPTGVRVLEGVSNPFKVQEGKTKKPGSNKKGKKPSPVPMRNLAQTTSTHTTQHGQSPVTPDEQHSHPPPAIQDVLQKSERGKHTEFLTDDTAVDNRVSYPPAIVPQMVEGNGQALNCNGQQFSQQIPVQILWQPTNAHSMQNGQDYSLPQTSIQNPSQATGYCPVYQPLLAREQDQYTSFFDASCQLAFPNLSAYTTLNDIHQWTSIPEGEISVGDVHNLIVPTQIQDTYGSFRCGQVLLQWDKPHVEPKEHWNFLDELMPLHSTQSRFYGESFPSTSLMDKVHKLLASTSSGDSVLKMITGVMSRAMQTPQRRGVLIRAIEPYDSDDKPPVKKQRNAKYQLRFVNRVRNDYYTQEQIKSEDGNLLKVALYDENNLVVTSGPLSSASVEVVLLHGDFNAEGQDYWTSQEFSACLVHSQSVEEPPALGGDRVLALTHGEADVGNVSFQISSFHARTGKFKMGVEIKNVREESVQQGITSPFLVRVRQGEESSHHRITSPEALLRVRMELPKQVCGALQCDATENVCESSDQSSPERNVLVASKVDDHDSIVQSGSGVLLFPAPPPSPEQARVPQPEPGLNCPRCDSTNTEFFFFNNHSVTQPRNFCGECRLGLGAALDIADRAAGAPAAAAYVAAASGTSTSTKPSTTATACATSAPMSMVERARLAKVPQPEPGLKCPRCDSTNTKFCYFNNYSLTQPRHFCRACRRYWTRGGAVRNVPVGGGYRRSAKSKASRNVPVGGGYSCHAKRSAKSKASDGEPAAATGAASSALTAPKPDTPSCTGTAPPGLHHYSMFCTKSESPHSNRFADNFDLASFRLGSLFADGGVHHQPVLQGMFDLGLQRGGGNCKDGASSTTT; from the exons GTTAAACTGGCCACGGAGGAAAAGCTTGATAGAAAAATTATAAGGCTTAAGCAAAAGaggaaaaaagataagaacaaacATAAGGAAGATATCAGAATACTGAAGGAAGATTTCACAATACTCAAGAAATATTTCAGAATACTGAAGGAATCTCATGAAGAGCTCAATTCAAAAATCCAAGAGATGCGAAAAGAAGGGTGTGCTGAAGTAAATCATTACAATAAATCTGCATCTCAGAG ATCGCAAGTAAGCCAATCAACAAGGTTTCGACTAGTAATTGAAAATAATGTGAGCAGAACAATTTACAAAAAGGAAACTGTAGAGACCGAGGATGGAGGAGGTCACATAAAAGTTGCCATGTATGATGGTGTCAATCGAATTGCACATGACCACCTTCTTGCTTCAGCAAAAGTTGACCTAGTTGTCATTGAAGGATGTTTCAATGAACCGAAGCGAGATTCTTGGTCTAAAGAGGAGTTTGAGGAAAGCATAATAAAACCTCGAAAAGGAATCACAAGGCTAGTGAAAAATGGTACATTTGATCTGACTGATGGGTGTTGTGATCATGAAGGTGCCATTATTATGGATAATTCGCAACAAAGGGAAGTTAAGCTTGGAGTAATGATTGCAGTGCCTACAGGTGTAAGAGTTCTTGAAGGAGTATCAAATCCTTTCAAAGTGCAAGAAGGCAAGACAAAAA AGCCAGGATCAAATAAAAAGGGTAAAAAGCCTTCTCCAGTTCCAATGCGAAACTTGGCACAGACAACCAGCACCCACACAACACAACATG GCCAAAGTCCTGTTACTCCAGACGAGCAACATAGTCATCCACCACCTGCCATTCAAGATGTATTGCAGAAATCAG AACGTGGAAAGCATACAGAATTTCTGACTGATGACACTGCAGTGGATAATCGAGTGAGTTATCCACCAGCTATTGTGCCACAGATGGTTGAGGGAAATG GGCAAGCCCTAAACTGCAACGGTCAACAGTTTTCTCAACAAATCCCAGTGCAAATCTTGTGGCAGCCAACCAATGCACACTCAATGCAAAATG GTCAAGACTATAGTCTGCCACAAACAAGCATTCAGAATCCATCGCAGGCAACAG GATATTGTCCAGTCTATCAACCCTTACTTGCTCGTGAACAAGATCAGTATACTAGTTTCTTTGATGCAAGTTGTCAACTTGCATTTCCCAACCTTTCAGCATACACGACATTGAATGATATTCACCAG TGGACTTCCATCCCTGAAGGGGAGATATCTGTGGGTGATGTACATAATTTAATTGTCCCGACACAAATTCAAGATACTT ATGGGTCATTTAGATGTGGTCAAGTATTACTTCAATGGGATAAGCCTCATGTGGAGCCCAAGGAACACTGGAACTTCCTTGACGAGCTCATGCCGCTGCATAGCACACAGTCAAGGTTTTATGGAGAAAGTTTCCCCAGTACAAGCCTCATGGATAAAGTCCATAAGTTACTTGCCAGCACTTCATCAGGTGATTCTGTTTTGAAGATGATTACCGGTGTTATGAGTCGAGCCATGCAGACTCCTCAGAGGAGAGGCGTTCTCATTCGTGCAATTGAGCCATATGATTCAGATGATAA GCCCCCGGTTAAGAAGCAAAGGAACGCCAAATATCAACTGCGGTTTGTCAACAGGGTTCGCAATGACTACTACACCCAGGAACAAATCAAATCAGAGGATGGGAATCTCTTAAAGGTAGCTTTGTATGATGAGAATAATCTGGTAGTCACATCTGGTCCGCTGTCTTCAGCTTCTGTGGAGGTCGTATTACTTCATGGCGATTTCAATGCTGAAGGCCAAGATTATTGGACATCACAGGAGTTCAGTGCCTGCCTAGTGCATTCACAATCTGTAGAAGAACCACCAGCCTTGGGAGGTGATCGTGTCTTGGCACTGACTCATGGAGAGGCAGACGTTGGTAATGTCAGTTTCCAGATTTCCTCCTTCCATGCCAGAACTGGAAAGTTCAAGATGGGTGTTGAGATTAAAAACGTACGAGAAGAGAGTGTTCAACAAGGAATCACTAGCCCATTTCTTGTGAGAGTTCGCCAAGGAGAAG AATCAAGTCACCATCGGATCACATCTCCCGAAGCGTTGCTCAGAGTAAGAATGGAATTGCCCAAACAAGTCTGCGGGGCGCTGCAGTGCGATGCCACGGAAAACGTCTGCGAGTCATCG GATCAGTCGTCGCCGGAGAGAAATGTCTTGGTGGCGTCGAAGGTGGACGACCATGACAGCATAGTACAGAGCGGGAGCGGCGTGTTATTATTcccagccccgccgccgtcgccggagcaggCGCGGGTGCCGCAGCCGGAGCCGGGGCTCAACTGCCCGCGCTGCGACTCCACCaacacagagttcttcttcttcaacaaccaCTCCGTCACACAGCCCCGCAACTTCTGCGGCGAATGCCGCCTTGGGCTGGGCGCCGCGCTTGACATCGCGGATCGCGCCGCCGGGGCTCCAGCAGCGGCCGCCTACGTAGCTGCCGCGTCAGGGACGTCAACGTCGACGAAGCCCAGCACCACTGCCACCGCTTGCGCCACCTCTGCGCCAATGTCGATGGTGGAGCGGGCGCGGTTGGCCAAGGTGCCGCAGCCGGAGCCGGGGCTCAAGTGCCCGCGCTGCGACTCCACCAACACCAAGTTCTGCTACTTCAACAACTACTCTCTCACCCAGCCCCGTCACTTCTGCCGCGCATGCCGCCGCTATTGGACCCGTGGCGGCGCGGTCCGTAACGTCCCCGTGGGCGGCGGGTACAGGCGCAGCGCCAAGTCCAAGGCCTCCCGCAATGTCCCCGTGGGCGGCGGGTACAGCTGCCACGCCAAGCGCAGCGCAAAGTCCAAAGCCTCCGACGGAGAACCTGCGGCGGCAACAGGGGCAGCATCGTCTGCATTGACGGCACCGAAGCCCGAcactccttcttgcaccggcaccGCACCGCCGGGTCTCCACCACTACTCCATGTTCTGCACCAAGAGCGAGTCGCCGCACAGCAATCGGTTTGCCGACAACTTCGACCTGGCGAGCTTCCGCCTTGGCTCCCTCTTTGCTGACGGAGGCGTGCACCACCAGCCGGTGTTGCAGGGGATGTTCGACTTAGGGCTTCAGAGAGGCGGCGGCAATTGCAAGGACGGAGCCAGTTCCACCACCACGTGA
- the LOC123071779 gene encoding uncharacterized protein isoform X2 — protein sequence MYDGVNRIAHDHLLASAKVDLVVIEGCFNEPKRDSWSKEEFEESIIKPRKGITRLVKNGTFDLTDGCCDHEGAIIMDNSQQREVKLGVMIAVPTGVRVLEGVSNPFKVQEGKTKKPGSNKKGKKPSPVPMRNLAQTTSTHTTQHGQSPVTPDEQHSHPPPAIQDVLQKSERGKHTEFLTDDTAVDNRVSYPPAIVPQMVEGNGQALNCNGQQFSQQIPVQILWQPTNAHSMQNGQDYSLPQTSIQNPSQATGYCPVYQPLLAREQDQYTSFFDASCQLAFPNLSAYTTLNDIHQWTSIPEGEISVGDVHNLIVPTQIQDTYGSFRCGQVLLQWDKPHVEPKEHWNFLDELMPLHSTQSRFYGESFPSTSLMDKVHKLLASTSSGDSVLKMITGVMSRAMQTPQRRGVLIRAIEPYDSDDKPPVKKQRNAKYQLRFVNRVRNDYYTQEQIKSEDGNLLKVALYDENNLVVTSGPLSSASVEVVLLHGDFNAEGQDYWTSQEFSACLVHSQSVEEPPALGGDRVLALTHGEADVGNVSFQISSFHARTGKFKMGVEIKNVREESVQQGITSPFLVRVRQGEESSHHRITSPEALLRVRMELPKQVCGALQCDATENVCESSDQSSPERNVLVASKVDDHDSIVQSGSGVLLFPAPPPSPEQARVPQPEPGLNCPRCDSTNTEFFFFNNHSVTQPRNFCGECRLGLGAALDIADRAAGAPAAAAYVAAASGTSTSTKPSTTATACATSAPMSMVERARLAKVPQPEPGLKCPRCDSTNTKFCYFNNYSLTQPRHFCRACRRYWTRGGAVRNVPVGGGYRRSAKSKASRNVPVGGGYSCHAKRSAKSKASDGEPAAATGAASSALTAPKPDTPSCTGTAPPGLHHYSMFCTKSESPHSNRFADNFDLASFRLGSLFADGGVHHQPVLQGMFDLGLQRGGGNCKDGASSTTT from the exons ATGTATGATGGTGTCAATCGAATTGCACATGACCACCTTCTTGCTTCAGCAAAAGTTGACCTAGTTGTCATTGAAGGATGTTTCAATGAACCGAAGCGAGATTCTTGGTCTAAAGAGGAGTTTGAGGAAAGCATAATAAAACCTCGAAAAGGAATCACAAGGCTAGTGAAAAATGGTACATTTGATCTGACTGATGGGTGTTGTGATCATGAAGGTGCCATTATTATGGATAATTCGCAACAAAGGGAAGTTAAGCTTGGAGTAATGATTGCAGTGCCTACAGGTGTAAGAGTTCTTGAAGGAGTATCAAATCCTTTCAAAGTGCAAGAAGGCAAGACAAAAA AGCCAGGATCAAATAAAAAGGGTAAAAAGCCTTCTCCAGTTCCAATGCGAAACTTGGCACAGACAACCAGCACCCACACAACACAACATG GCCAAAGTCCTGTTACTCCAGACGAGCAACATAGTCATCCACCACCTGCCATTCAAGATGTATTGCAGAAATCAG AACGTGGAAAGCATACAGAATTTCTGACTGATGACACTGCAGTGGATAATCGAGTGAGTTATCCACCAGCTATTGTGCCACAGATGGTTGAGGGAAATG GGCAAGCCCTAAACTGCAACGGTCAACAGTTTTCTCAACAAATCCCAGTGCAAATCTTGTGGCAGCCAACCAATGCACACTCAATGCAAAATG GTCAAGACTATAGTCTGCCACAAACAAGCATTCAGAATCCATCGCAGGCAACAG GATATTGTCCAGTCTATCAACCCTTACTTGCTCGTGAACAAGATCAGTATACTAGTTTCTTTGATGCAAGTTGTCAACTTGCATTTCCCAACCTTTCAGCATACACGACATTGAATGATATTCACCAG TGGACTTCCATCCCTGAAGGGGAGATATCTGTGGGTGATGTACATAATTTAATTGTCCCGACACAAATTCAAGATACTT ATGGGTCATTTAGATGTGGTCAAGTATTACTTCAATGGGATAAGCCTCATGTGGAGCCCAAGGAACACTGGAACTTCCTTGACGAGCTCATGCCGCTGCATAGCACACAGTCAAGGTTTTATGGAGAAAGTTTCCCCAGTACAAGCCTCATGGATAAAGTCCATAAGTTACTTGCCAGCACTTCATCAGGTGATTCTGTTTTGAAGATGATTACCGGTGTTATGAGTCGAGCCATGCAGACTCCTCAGAGGAGAGGCGTTCTCATTCGTGCAATTGAGCCATATGATTCAGATGATAA GCCCCCGGTTAAGAAGCAAAGGAACGCCAAATATCAACTGCGGTTTGTCAACAGGGTTCGCAATGACTACTACACCCAGGAACAAATCAAATCAGAGGATGGGAATCTCTTAAAGGTAGCTTTGTATGATGAGAATAATCTGGTAGTCACATCTGGTCCGCTGTCTTCAGCTTCTGTGGAGGTCGTATTACTTCATGGCGATTTCAATGCTGAAGGCCAAGATTATTGGACATCACAGGAGTTCAGTGCCTGCCTAGTGCATTCACAATCTGTAGAAGAACCACCAGCCTTGGGAGGTGATCGTGTCTTGGCACTGACTCATGGAGAGGCAGACGTTGGTAATGTCAGTTTCCAGATTTCCTCCTTCCATGCCAGAACTGGAAAGTTCAAGATGGGTGTTGAGATTAAAAACGTACGAGAAGAGAGTGTTCAACAAGGAATCACTAGCCCATTTCTTGTGAGAGTTCGCCAAGGAGAAG AATCAAGTCACCATCGGATCACATCTCCCGAAGCGTTGCTCAGAGTAAGAATGGAATTGCCCAAACAAGTCTGCGGGGCGCTGCAGTGCGATGCCACGGAAAACGTCTGCGAGTCATCG GATCAGTCGTCGCCGGAGAGAAATGTCTTGGTGGCGTCGAAGGTGGACGACCATGACAGCATAGTACAGAGCGGGAGCGGCGTGTTATTATTcccagccccgccgccgtcgccggagcaggCGCGGGTGCCGCAGCCGGAGCCGGGGCTCAACTGCCCGCGCTGCGACTCCACCaacacagagttcttcttcttcaacaaccaCTCCGTCACACAGCCCCGCAACTTCTGCGGCGAATGCCGCCTTGGGCTGGGCGCCGCGCTTGACATCGCGGATCGCGCCGCCGGGGCTCCAGCAGCGGCCGCCTACGTAGCTGCCGCGTCAGGGACGTCAACGTCGACGAAGCCCAGCACCACTGCCACCGCTTGCGCCACCTCTGCGCCAATGTCGATGGTGGAGCGGGCGCGGTTGGCCAAGGTGCCGCAGCCGGAGCCGGGGCTCAAGTGCCCGCGCTGCGACTCCACCAACACCAAGTTCTGCTACTTCAACAACTACTCTCTCACCCAGCCCCGTCACTTCTGCCGCGCATGCCGCCGCTATTGGACCCGTGGCGGCGCGGTCCGTAACGTCCCCGTGGGCGGCGGGTACAGGCGCAGCGCCAAGTCCAAGGCCTCCCGCAATGTCCCCGTGGGCGGCGGGTACAGCTGCCACGCCAAGCGCAGCGCAAAGTCCAAAGCCTCCGACGGAGAACCTGCGGCGGCAACAGGGGCAGCATCGTCTGCATTGACGGCACCGAAGCCCGAcactccttcttgcaccggcaccGCACCGCCGGGTCTCCACCACTACTCCATGTTCTGCACCAAGAGCGAGTCGCCGCACAGCAATCGGTTTGCCGACAACTTCGACCTGGCGAGCTTCCGCCTTGGCTCCCTCTTTGCTGACGGAGGCGTGCACCACCAGCCGGTGTTGCAGGGGATGTTCGACTTAGGGCTTCAGAGAGGCGGCGGCAATTGCAAGGACGGAGCCAGTTCCACCACCACGTGA